The nucleotide window ACCATTCCGGAAAGGACCGCGACCGCGGCGCGCGGGGCTCAAATGCTCTGCTTGGAGCTGTCGACGCGGCCATCGAAATTTCCCGTCACGAGACGGGATTGTGTGAAGGCAAGATCGCAAAGGTTAAGGAGGGCGGGGACATCGCGCCTTTCACGTACGAGCTGCTGCAATCGGTTCTCGGGACCGACGAAGATGGTGATGACATCACCTCCTGCGTCGTAACACCCTCGGATGCGAGCACCGGTGAGACGAAGGGCCTGCCCAAGCTCTCCAACGCCGAGCGGATTGCCCGTGATGCGTTGGTCGAAGCGATTGACGAACAGGGCGAGCAGATATCCGGGGCTCGTGCTCCCGCTTCTGTCCGTGCTGTGCGCCTCGATCAATGGCGCGAGTATGCCTACAGGCCACGCCTTCTGATGGCGGAATTGGCGTGAATTCGAAGCCCGCCGTCGCGCAGGCATCGGCCGGGATCTGCCAGAGCGATGGCGGTCATGAGTGTCGCGGATGATTTTTAGCGGAAGCTTGCCATTTCCGTTTATGGTTGCCTTGGGTGTAGATCCCAACACTCTCAATCACCCGATGCCTGCATACGAATTGCAAATGCGATTTTCGGCAGTGTCAGAGTGTATTAGCGCGTCGCACGATATACCGCTGTAGTGGTATAGCCAAAACGCTGGGATTCCTTATCTATCAGGCGAGCAGTCAGCCGCTATCGGGAATCCGTCCAGATGACCTAGATCAGGTGCAGGCATGCGCCGGCATTAACCAGGCCGAAGCCAGTGGCGAGGTCATTCCCGATGGTCGCTGCTCTGCCGCCGGTCATCGCGCTCGACGTCCCAAAGGCGACGTCGCTTGCGGTGCGATTCAGCACCGAGCGAATGTCCCTCGCGGTCAGCTTGGGGTTGGCTTGCAGCATAAGCGCACAGACCGCGGCAACCTGCGGCGCTGCGGCGGAGGTGCCGCCGGTGAAGCACCATCCGTCGTTTACGCCTGTGCCATCGGGCAAGCCGGCACAACTGCGGTCAAGCCAACTGCCGGGCGGGCAGGGAAGCATAAGATAGGCTTGCTTTTCCAGGCTCCCGGCAATGCCGCACACGTCGGGCACGGTTCGGCCTGGATAGATATTGGAGCGAAAGCCGCTGGCGATATTGGAAGCGCGTACCTCGCCGCCAGCATCGACCACGCAGCCGCCTGCGGCGATGACTTCGGGCAGCATTGCAGGGAAGGCGAACTGCCCGTTGCCGCCCGCGCATACCACGGTTACTCCGCGCGCCACAGCATTCTGGAGTTGGAGCGCGAGGGCAACGCATGAGCCCGGCAACCGCTCGGCCTCCAGATCGGTGATGTCGCTGCGCAGGTCGTAGGCGATGGACAGCACCAGAATGTCCGGTTGATGCGCAAGCGCCAGCAAAATGCCCCCATGCAGGGCGTCGATCGGCACCGAGCCATCGGGCAGGCCGAGCGAAATGCCGATGAAATCGATATCTGGAGCGATGGCAAACAAGTTGGCGCACATGGCGGTGCCGTGGCCATCCCGGTCGCGCGTCCCGTCCGCGCCGGGAGCAGTAAGCACTGAGAAGCGGCGATTGAGGAAATAGGGGTGGTCCAGCGAGAAGCCGGTATCGACCATGGCGACCCTCACCCCAGCCCCGCTCATGCCGCGAACCGCCGGGCCGCTCGCATTTAGCAGGTTTGCAAGATCGTTCGGCAGATACACGCGATCCGGCCCGAAAGCTCCGATTGGTGCAGGTGGGGTCGTCATGGGCGTGGCCGGCCACTGGATATAGGCATCGTCGATCAGACGGGCGATGTCGTCCTGCGGAGACCAGGGTCCCCCGTCATGGGGAAACAGGAAGGCAGGCCGATCCCCCCGGGTGCGAAATCGCGAAAGCCGCGTGCCGAACAGCTTCTCGAAATTGTCCGGCGCGAGCTGCGCGCTGGCCGAAAAGCTGCCGCGTGACAGAATGGAGACGCCCATCCGCGAGAGCTGGTGCAGCGCCATGTCCATCCGAAGGGGGTCGGGGCGCAGTTGCTCTAGCGAGGCGCCGCTTGCGGCAAAGCCTAGCCGAGTGGGCCCCGGCACCGTGGGATCGGCGGGCGCGAACGTAATTGCGAGGTTGACCGGGCGTTGGCGCAGGGCATGGGTGGATATCGCCAGGTGACGACGGAGCCGCGACGTCCTGCGCGAGGCCCCGTCCTCGGTCTTGGCGGCACTCATGGCCCTTCGATCTGATCGCGCGAAAGCACTCGAATCGAGGCCATCATGCCCAAGTCTTCGTGCTCCAGAATATGGCAATGAAACACGTACCGCCCCACCTGCTCCGGACGGTTGAAATCGATCCGCACGTCGATGGAACCGGATTTGTCGTCCGCCGCCTTGTTGCCCCGGCACGCGGCTCCCGGATTCAGGCGGTACCGATTGTCGCCAGCCATCGTACCATCGTCGAGTTTGGCGAACTGGCCGCCCGGCCCGACCGTCGTCTTGCACTCCCCCGCGCCGCGCGGAACGATGATCGTGTCGTGCAGCACCTGCCGGTCCTCGCCGACATTGACGACGACCTGCGGCAGGTTGACCGCATCGCGTTGATCCTGTGTGCGCAGGGCGGGCGTTTTGTCAGGGTTGAGGGCGACGGTGAAGCGGTTCTGGTGAATGTGGAAGTTGTGGACTTCAGGAGAGACGTTGACCAGCTCCCAGCGCTCGCGCGCGCCAAAGGGAATGCAAAGGTCGGCCTTGGCATCACTCATGTTCATGGTCTGTAG belongs to Xanthobacter autotrophicus Py2 and includes:
- a CDS encoding peptidase S8 and S53 subtilisin kexin sedolisin (PFAM: peptidase S8 and S53 subtilisin kexin sedolisin~KEGG: ter:Tery_4393 peptidase S8 and S53, subtilisin, kexin, sedolisin), with amino-acid sequence MSAAKTEDGASRRTSRLRRHLAISTHALRQRPVNLAITFAPADPTVPGPTRLGFAASGASLEQLRPDPLRMDMALHQLSRMGVSILSRGSFSASAQLAPDNFEKLFGTRLSRFRTRGDRPAFLFPHDGGPWSPQDDIARLIDDAYIQWPATPMTTPPAPIGAFGPDRVYLPNDLANLLNASGPAVRGMSGAGVRVAMVDTGFSLDHPYFLNRRFSVLTAPGADGTRDRDGHGTAMCANLFAIAPDIDFIGISLGLPDGSVPIDALHGGILLALAHQPDILVLSIAYDLRSDITDLEAERLPGSCVALALQLQNAVARGVTVVCAGGNGQFAFPAMLPEVIAAGGCVVDAGGEVRASNIASGFRSNIYPGRTVPDVCGIAGSLEKQAYLMLPCPPGSWLDRSCAGLPDGTGVNDGWCFTGGTSAAAPQVAAVCALMLQANPKLTARDIRSVLNRTASDVAFGTSSAMTGGRAATIGNDLATGFGLVNAGACLHLI